The Patescibacteria group bacterium nucleotide sequence CACCGTGTAAGGTGCTGGGTTGAATATCCGCACATTGTTAACAATTCCGCCCTCGTTACCAAATTTTATCAACATCTGTTAAACTATCAACCCTTGACAAAAAGGTGTTTTTTGTATACCGTAGCCGTATCATCGGAAAAGATTCGATGGGTCGCGCCAGGCTCAAACGGAGGGAACACTGTTATGAGCTCAGTTCCTGACACCACTGCGCCGACGCTCGGACGGTCCATCGGGCTCGAGTCCGAGTGGTTCGATGATCAGCGTGTCGCCTCCGAACCTGATCTGGTCATCTGGCCGAGCCTGATTGGTTATCCGGCGATGCAGGATCTGGTTCGGGACCAGGAAGCGGCGCTGCTACTTCGATTCGGTACCTGGTCCAATCACATCAACTGGCCGCTCCCCGGACCAAGAACCGAAATGACCCGCTGGCTGGTAGACCAGATCCGTAGCCTGCTGGTATCTAGCTTGACCAACGGAATGCTCTACTGGGGATTCGACAGCCTGCTGATGTTCCTGCCCGACGGGTCAGGCTTCGTCTACCACAGCGACGAGACTGTGCCCCACAGTATCTTGGTTCGGCCGATGGAGCCCAGCGATGTGTTCGATGCCATTCTCGAGACCTGGCGCCGCGGTGGTCCTGAAGGTGATACCGCCCGCAAGTGGCTGTGCGACGGTGTGGTCACGTCGATCCACGCCGAGCACAGATCGTCAGCCATGGCCGCTCACACCTGACCAATACACCCCACCCAGTTTCGGCTGAGTGGGGCGCTTTCTTTCTTATATAGCACCATTACTACATGACCGGTACGTCTTTTTCGGTTGTTTGCGCCATCGCCACCGCGGCTGTGATTTGCCGGGCAATAATATCTAATAGCAATTGATTATTGTAACTAAAGTCTTCCCCGTTGGCTTTGTCGCCCAGCAGGATTGCCCCAATTACTTTCGCGCCGGTTTGTAACGGCACGGCTAGCATGGTTGGGCTGGCATATTCGGTATGAAGAGATTTTTGTTTCTTATACCGTTCGCTGGTAACGACTACCGGCTGATGCGCCTGGTAAACCTGCCCGAAAATCGGATCCTTGAAAAGATCAATCTTCATATTTCGCACCTGCTGATTATTGCCGTACCCTCGAGCCTCCTGGATGGTGATCTGGCCTTCTTCAGGATGAAACAATGCAAATAGCGCTTTCTTGGCAATAATGACCTTGAGTATCGTATCCAGAATCAAGACCGATAAATGATCCAAGTCCGAGTAAACCGAAGCAATTTTACCC carries:
- a CDS encoding cyclic nucleotide-binding domain-containing protein yields the protein MIDTKILREIPVFASLADPELAAVAKIAQVKRLGKGEMLFESGQNRTTFYVLLSGQAHIYRIFNDELQTLAILDRYNFAVESALSDPSQKHDHNGEMSGPGDVLAIEGKDFLKLTKDYPQVTLRIYANIISNLTRRLHHANNKLVTIYSTGKIASVYSDLDHLSVLILDTILKVIIAKKALFALFHPEEGQITIQEARGYGNNQQVRNMKIDLFKDPIFGQVYQAHQPVVVTSERYKKQKSLHTEYASPTMLAVPLQTGAKVIGAILLGDKANGEDFSYNNQLLLDIIARQITAAVAMAQTTEKDVPVM